In Methylosinus trichosporium OB3b, the sequence ATGATCATGATCGATGGCGCCCTCGGCGAGGGCGGCGGGCAGATCCTGCGCTCCGCTTTGAGCCTGTCGATGGCGACGGGGAGGCCTTTCGTCATCGACAGGATTCGCGCCGGTCGCCCGAAGCCGGGCTTGATGCGCCAGCATCTCTCCGCGGTGAAGGCGGCAAAGGACATTTGCGGCGCGAAAGCGACAGGCGATGAGGTGGGGTCGACACGCCTCGCCTTCGAGCCCGGCGCCGTGCGCGCCGGCGAGTTTGTTTTCGACATAGGTTCGGCGGGCTCGACCAGTCTCTTGCTTCAGACTGTGCTCGTTCCGCTGACGCTCGCAGGCGAACCGTCGCGCGTGACGATTCGCGGCGGCACCAATAATCTCGCTGCGCCGCCTTTCGAATTTATCGATCGCGCCTTCCTGCCGCAGCTTCGACGCGCGGGCTATGACATCGCGGCCGCATTGACGCGCCCCGGATTCTACCCCGCGGGCGGCGGCGAGATCATCGTCGAAATCGGCGTGTCGACGCAGATGCATCCGCTCGACATGATGACACGCGGCTCGCTGATCGGGCGAAAGGGCGAAGCGGTCGTCGCCAATCTCGACATATCGATCGCCCGCCGGGAGGCAGAGACTCTATGCACGCTCTTGGATTGGCCGCAGGACGTCGTGCGGCCGATCACCGAGCGACGCGCCAAAGGTCCGGGCAATATTCTCGTGGCGACGCTCGCGTACGAGCATGTGACGGAGGTCTGCATCGCTTTCGGTCGCCTCGGCGCGAGCGCCGAGGTGATCGCCGAGGAATGCGCCACGCAGGTCAGATCATATCTTCTCGGCGACCATCCGGTCGGGCCCCATCTCGCCGATCAGCTGCTTCTGCCCCTGGCGCTCGGCGCGGGCGGCGCTTTCGTCACCTGCGCGCCGTCGCCACATATGTTGACCAATATCGCGATCATCGAGATGTTTCTCGGCGAGAGAATTACAACGACGGACCTTGGAAAGGGCAACTGGCGCGTTGTGATTCGATAGGAGGGTGGCGGCGCATGCGGTTGCGCCAGAACTTCGGACGCCACGCGCGCTCCATTCATCACATGACAGCCCACGCCCTGTATCGACCGCGTCCAGTCAGCTCGCGAAGGTTCGACGAGAGTTCGTCGATCATCTGGGTGGCGGCTTGTTGAGAGACCCGAAGTTCCTTAGCGGCAAGAGGGACGGTGACGACCGGCGAAGCGAGACACAAATCGACGAGCTGCGGCATCCTCGAATTCGTTCTTCGGCCTTTGCATTTTCTGAGTAGGAGCTCGCGCGCAAGCGTCAATCTGTCGAGTTCCTTCGAGTCCGCCTTCGCCATCGTTTCGATCGCACACGCGAACGCGATCAGTCGAGATTCAAAATCATCCCGGCCGACTCGGCGATATTTGGCCTGTCGAAATCCCGAATGCAGCGCTGTGAGACAGTGCCGCGTCTTTCCACGGGAACGGAGCAAGGCCGCGGCGAGCAAGGGACCGAGCCAAGCGCTTCGCTGTAACGGCTCGATCTCCTCCCAGGCATCGAGCGCGATGCTTGCGGCCATCAAGGGCGGAAGGTTCTGGGTTCCGCCCAGACGCTGGCGCCATTCCGCGACGCGCGCCTCGTCATCCCAATCTTCGTCGTAGACCAAACCAGAGTCGTCCCGCTTCAGCGGAGCCGGCTGGATTCGCTCTATCGGGCGTGACGTTCGCGCCAGCAATTCGTCGATTTCAGCGAATTCTCCTGTAATGATCGTCTCACCGTCCTCATCATCCAGCTCTCCATCCGCCACTTCGTCCATGGCGCCCGAACCAATGGTTGGCTCGGACACCGCATCATGCGGTCTCCCTGCGCCACGTAGATTGGCGAGGCCCTCGGTCGTCAACGCCCAGGCCGGTTCGCGATCGGCTATGCGACGACGCGTGAGCAGAACGGCGTGGGCCCGTACGAGCTCGTGCGTCGGCGTGCGCACGTCCATTCCGGCGTCATGAAGCACGAGGTCTTCGAGTTGCACGAACTCGCCCGCGCGCCACAAGGCGGCGCAGGCGTCGTTGAAATGCGCGCGGAGAGCGAACGCCTCGGCGACGGGACTGGAGCGAAGCCGTTCGTCGAAACGCGCGAGGGCGTCCGACGCGCTCTCGAAGGGCGCTTGCAGGCGCTCGTATGAAACAGAGGCGGGAAGATCTAATCCCATTTTAATCCTGCACGAATCAAGGCGATTTTCAATTTATATCGAATTTAGCTTGAGTCATAGAAGATACTTTTTTCCCTTCGTCCAACGGGATCGAAATGGAGCGCCGCGGCCGCCGAAAGCAAGCCTCGGGACGGCTCTGGAGGCGGGCTTCTGCCCGCAAATCGACGAAAAGGGCTGTTTTTCGGGCCTTTCTCCTGCTCACCTCTATGTCGCGGCGCGGAACTTCAGCCTTCGGATGCGTTTTCAAACGACCGATTTATAATGATTTCCAATTTTGGAATTTCGCCCAGTGACACATCCTATGGGATGTATTATATAAAGCCATGAAGCGCCTCGTTCTCGACACCTCGGTCATCGTCTCGGCGTTCCGCAGCTCGCGTGGCGCGAGTTTCGTAATTTTGAACCTCGTGGCCAAAAGACGCCTCGTCCCGCTCGTCTCGACGGCGCTGTTCCTCGAATACGAGGACGTTCTGCAGAGACCGGAACAGCGGGAGGTCCATGGGCTCGATCCGAGCACGGTCGCGAAAGCTCTCAAAGAGCTGGCGGCGCTGTGTGAACCCATCGAGCAGCATTTCAGCTGGCGACCACAATTGTCGGACCCGGCCGACGAAATGGTCTTGGAAGTCGCGCTGAATGGAAGGGCCGACGGTATCGTGACGCACAATGTGCGCGACTTCCACCAAGCGGTCCCAAAATTCGGGATTCCGGTTTTGACGCCAGGCGCCTTGCTGGAAAGGATCGGAAAATGAGCAAAGCGACTTATCCCCTGAAGCTGCCCACCTCCCTCAAGAAGGAGGCTGCCAGACTTGCGAAACAGGACGGCGTTTCGTTGAATCAATGGATCGCGACGGCCGTTGCCCAGAAAATCGGCGTCGTAGAAACGACGGCCGAGTTCCTGAAGCGCCGCGCTGGGAACGCGAGCGGCTCCGGTTTGTCGGAAATTCTTCGGCAAGCGCCCGACCGCGCGCCAGATCCCGGCGACGAGTTGCCTCCCGACTGGGTTTCGTCGTGAAGACGCCTCCTTCGCTCATCTCGAAACCAGTCCCCTGACCCATGCCCCTGATCGGCTATGCCCGCGTCTCGACCGAGGATCAGGTCACGGACGCGCAGACCGATGTGCTGAAGGCGGCCGGCTGCGTCGAGATATTTCGTGAGCACATGTCTGGCGCCAAGGCCTCGCGGCCGGAACTGGCCAAGGCGCTGGCGCGGGTGCGCCGCGGCGACGTGCTGGTCGTCGTGCGGCTCGACCGATTGGCCCGTTCGCTGTCGCATCTCCTGGCCGTGATCGCCGAGCTCGACGCCAAGGGCGCACATTTCAAATCACTCGCCGATCCGATCGACACGACGACCCCGCAAGGCCGTTTCGCCCTGCAGGTTCTGGGCGCCGTGGCCGAGCTGGAGCGCGCCCTGATCCGGGAGCGCACCAAGGACGGCCTGCGCGCCGCCAAAAAGCGCGGCCGCATCGGCGGCAATCCAAAGCTCCGCGCCGGCGACCGCGACGCCATCCAGCGCATCGTCGACGCCAAGGCGGCGAATTATTTCGCGCGCGTCAATCGAACGGCCGAACATTGGCTGCCGGTCGTCCGGCAAATGCGCCCGGATCACCGCTGGCAAGATGTCGTGCGCGTTCTGAACGCCAAGCGCGATGGCGCCAATGGCGCTCCCCTGCCCCAATGGACCGCCGAGCGCCTGAAGCGCGCGGTCAAATGCTTCGTCGCCGAGGGTTTGATCGAGCCCCGCCTCCTCCATCAGGCCGCCAGCCGAAAAGTCAGCAGCGAACGACTCGTCACGCTCGTCGCCGGGATCAAGCGGGCCAATCCCGATCTGACGCTCGCGCAAATCGGCGCGCAGCTCGAGGCGATGTATGAGCGCACGCCGCGCGGCGGAACGCGCTGGGCGCCCTCCTCCGTCAAAAGCCTGCTCGACCGCGCCGAAAAGCTCCGATTGCTCGCCGCCGAAACGCTGTGATCGAGCGGACGGCCGAGGCTCGTGAAAACCCATCCCCACGTCACCCCGTTTTCTTACGCTCGCGCGCCGCTTTCGCAGCCTTGCCGCGCAACAGCGCCATCAACACGGGCCCGAGCGAGAACTCCCCTGCCCTCGCCTTTTCGGTCAGGACACGGAGATAGCCGCCAGCACTCTTGATCTCCTCGCCGCGTTGCAGGATGGCGGCGATGACGATCGAAGCGTCATGCTCGCCCAAGACGTCCACGGCCTGCGCCCAAGCGTCTGGCGAAACGCCGAGAGCCGAGCGCACGATCGCCGCCGCAGCCGCCAAGTCTCGCCAGGAGGCAATTTCGCCGCTCGGAGCATAATCGACGATGTCTGGACAAGCCTCCAGCACCATGCCGAGCGGATAGGCGCGAAGCGCTGGTTTGGGATCGACGGTTCGCGAACGATCCGAGGACGTTTCAGCGCCATGTTCGATCGGTTTCCTACCCTTTTCGAGATTTGGCCCGGACGGATCGGCCCTGCCTTTTCGAAGGCTAGGTTCAAGATCAGAAGAGTTTGTGGTTTGATTCTGTATGTGGCGCTCAGTTTGAGACTCATTGCCGCTCATATTCTGAGCTTTTATGTGCGTTTCCAGCGACTTGTGGATTTCGGCCGCTAGCGCGGTCAGCTCGCCGGCCAGGGCCTCCAGATCGGCGCGGGAAAGCCTCCGACCATAGCGCCCCGAGAGCGTCGCGTAGCGTTCATGTGCGCCGTCCCAGTCGCCCGAGACGCCCTCCTCCAAAGCGGTTTCGATCATTTTTGCGATGTCGCGGCGGGTGAGCGTGATCTTCTCGCGCAGCAGCGCGATCGCACGGTTTTCGGCCCGCATCTCCTCGGCGAGGTTCTCGATTTCGCTCGAGCGCGCCACGAGCGGCGCGAGATCGAAGCCGAACGCGTCCTCTATGGCTCCCCCCTGCCCTTTTCTGGCGAAGCGTTTGCCGTTCGGAGAGTCACGGCGGATGATCAGTCCGGCGTCGACGAGGCAGGCGAGGTGCCGCCGCAGCGTCGCCGGCGCCATGCCATGGGCGCGGATCGATAGCTCCTTGTTCGAGGGAAACACGACGATGCCGCCGGCGGCTCCGCTCGCCTCCTCACGCCTCGCATTATTCCCCGCCAAAGCGAGGGCGGTCTCCTGATGGAAGCTCAACAGCGCGTGCAATACGGATAGCGCGCGCTCGGTGACGCCGAGCGGCTCTTTGGCTTCGGTGAGCGCCCGAAACAATCGCCATTTGTGCACGACGGTTTCGGATGCGCCCGGTTTCGCCGCGAACTCCTCGGTCGCGGTCTGGCTCGCCACCATGGCGAGCGACAGCGACCGCCGCCCGAAGGGCGTCGTTGGACGTGTCTGCATGATCCTTTGCCTCGTTCGGGCAAAAGAAATTCGCTCGCCGAAACGGCGCCGACTCTTGACAGCGATTCGCGGAAGTGTGATTCTCTTAGGTGCGAACTTTGAGAAGGGCTTCCGAGGCGTTACGTTTCGGGGGCCTTTTTCTTTTGCGGTTCAATCTCCGTGATCGACGTTTGTCTTTTCCTGCCTGAACGCTCGATACATATCGGCCAATCGTTCTGACAGATATTCTCCGAACGCTTTCGCGTCAGGACCTTTCGCTTTTAGCGACACCGTATAGCGCTTACCCTCGGCCTTCATTTCAGCAGCCAGCACTCCATCTTCGGACGCCCACTTCGACTGCTGTCCGCTTCTTGCGCGGTTCGTCGATTTTTTGGATTTGAGCCGCGCCACGATCGCGTTGAATCTCTCATCACTGGAAAGGCCGGAGAAACCCGCGTCCTCGATGACTGCTTGCACGCCATCGATCGTACCGGGCCTTTCGAGAAGCGCCTTGAGTTCATACCAACGATCCCGACCTACCCCCTTTGCCGGCCCAATCGCCTCGAGGACTTTCTGGGGCAAGCTCGCAACCGAGAGCATTTTGGAAAGTGTCGTTCGGTCGATAGCAAGAGCGGTGAGGATCGTGGCGTTGTCCTCGTCGTAATGCAGCCGCGAGAGCTTTGCGGCGAACAGCGCCTTCTCGATGAAGGACAGGTTTGCTCTGGCCGAGTTCTCCTGCCCTTGAGCGACGACGTGTTCCCGGTCCCCGAGTTCCTTGATAACGGCCCGAACTTTTCGCTCGAGCAGCTTCGCGACGTGTGCGCGCCTATGGCCGAATACGATCATGTATCGCCCAGGCCGAGAAGGATGCGGACGAACCAGGATCGGCGAATCCTGCCCGTGATCGCGAATAGCCGCCAGGAGCTCGTCGAATTCTCGATCATCCTCGTCGAGTCGATCACGAACAAACGACACGTCGATGCTGTCGGGGTCGAGATCGACGACGGTCTCGCCTTCCATGAGCTTGTCCGCTCGGGCAGCCAACTCGTCGATAGAGCTTAAAATCGAACGAGAGGCGCCTTTCAGCGCATAATCGAGGGCAGGGGTCTTTTCGTCGACGCCACCTTGATCCATGAGGTTGGCGAATGGGTTTTTTCGAGCCACGACTCATCCTCCTCATTGATCTAGTTGATTGAAAGCAAACCGTGTTCTTGCTGATTTGACGGCCGTCAACGTCACGACCTCCCCCACGCCTGGTGAATGAGGCCTTGGATTTCAAAATTCACGGCGTCCATGCATTCGATCGCTCGATCATAGGTGTCGCGGTTGAAGTTCGCTCTGTCGACCTCATACAATGTCTGCTTCGTAAGACCGGCGTCGGAGATCGCCGTCGACTTGAGCATCGGGCTTTTCAGAATTTCCTCGGCCAACATGGATTGCATGAACCCCAGCATTTGAGCTTGAGGCACATCCGTCGGCTCGTATCGCGTGATGAGGTATCGCAACCAGTCCATCTGCACGCGAGCCCCGACCTGTTTGATGGTCCTGGTGATATTGCCGAGCATGAGCAGGAACTGACTCATCGACATCAGGTCCAACATTTGCGGATGCACCGTGATCAATACGGATGTTGCGGCGGCGAGCGCGGTCAGAGTCAGATATCCGAGCTGGGGAGGGCAGTCGATGATAACGACATCATACCGATCGTCCACCGCCTCGAGCGCGTTCCCGAGCCGGGCGAAAAACCGCTTGCCCTCCTTCGAACCCTGCATCGCGAGCGGCGTGGTATATTCATATTCCTGCAGTTCCAGATTGGCGGGAATGATGTCGAGAGACGGAAAGTTCGTCGCCAGAATGACGTCATGGATCGACGTCCTGTCCTCATCATAACGAATGGCGTCGTAAAGTGACGGGTTGCGGTCGATTTCTGGCTGGAACCCATGCAGGGCGGAGAGAGACGCCTGCGGATCCAAGT encodes:
- the rtcA gene encoding RNA 3'-terminal phosphate cyclase; this translates as MIDGALGEGGGQILRSALSLSMATGRPFVIDRIRAGRPKPGLMRQHLSAVKAAKDICGAKATGDEVGSTRLAFEPGAVRAGEFVFDIGSAGSTSLLLQTVLVPLTLAGEPSRVTIRGGTNNLAAPPFEFIDRAFLPQLRRAGYDIAAALTRPGFYPAGGGEIIVEIGVSTQMHPLDMMTRGSLIGRKGEAVVANLDISIARREAETLCTLLDWPQDVVRPITERRAKGPGNILVATLAYEHVTEVCIAFGRLGASAEVIAEECATQVRSYLLGDHPVGPHLADQLLLPLALGAGGAFVTCAPSPHMLTNIAIIEMFLGERITTTDLGKGNWRVVIR
- a CDS encoding RHE_PE00001 family protein — encoded protein: MGLDLPASVSYERLQAPFESASDALARFDERLRSSPVAEAFALRAHFNDACAALWRAGEFVQLEDLVLHDAGMDVRTPTHELVRAHAVLLTRRRIADREPAWALTTEGLANLRGAGRPHDAVSEPTIGSGAMDEVADGELDDEDGETIITGEFAEIDELLARTSRPIERIQPAPLKRDDSGLVYDEDWDDEARVAEWRQRLGGTQNLPPLMAASIALDAWEEIEPLQRSAWLGPLLAAALLRSRGKTRHCLTALHSGFRQAKYRRVGRDDFESRLIAFACAIETMAKADSKELDRLTLARELLLRKCKGRRTNSRMPQLVDLCLASPVVTVPLAAKELRVSQQAATQMIDELSSNLRELTGRGRYRAWAVM
- a CDS encoding putative toxin-antitoxin system toxin component, PIN family — translated: MKRLVLDTSVIVSAFRSSRGASFVILNLVAKRRLVPLVSTALFLEYEDVLQRPEQREVHGLDPSTVAKALKELAALCEPIEQHFSWRPQLSDPADEMVLEVALNGRADGIVTHNVRDFHQAVPKFGIPVLTPGALLERIGK
- a CDS encoding toxin-antitoxin system HicB family antitoxin, with protein sequence MSKATYPLKLPTSLKKEAARLAKQDGVSLNQWIATAVAQKIGVVETTAEFLKRRAGNASGSGLSEILRQAPDRAPDPGDELPPDWVSS
- a CDS encoding recombinase family protein, whose amino-acid sequence is MPLIGYARVSTEDQVTDAQTDVLKAAGCVEIFREHMSGAKASRPELAKALARVRRGDVLVVVRLDRLARSLSHLLAVIAELDAKGAHFKSLADPIDTTTPQGRFALQVLGAVAELERALIRERTKDGLRAAKKRGRIGGNPKLRAGDRDAIQRIVDAKAANYFARVNRTAEHWLPVVRQMRPDHRWQDVVRVLNAKRDGANGAPLPQWTAERLKRAVKCFVAEGLIEPRLLHQAASRKVSSERLVTLVAGIKRANPDLTLAQIGAQLEAMYERTPRGGTRWAPSSVKSLLDRAEKLRLLAAETL
- the repC gene encoding plasmid replication protein RepC; the protein is MQTRPTTPFGRRSLSLAMVASQTATEEFAAKPGASETVVHKWRLFRALTEAKEPLGVTERALSVLHALLSFHQETALALAGNNARREEASGAAGGIVVFPSNKELSIRAHGMAPATLRRHLACLVDAGLIIRRDSPNGKRFARKGQGGAIEDAFGFDLAPLVARSSEIENLAEEMRAENRAIALLREKITLTRRDIAKMIETALEEGVSGDWDGAHERYATLSGRYGRRLSRADLEALAGELTALAAEIHKSLETHIKAQNMSGNESQTERHIQNQTTNSSDLEPSLRKGRADPSGPNLEKGRKPIEHGAETSSDRSRTVDPKPALRAYPLGMVLEACPDIVDYAPSGEIASWRDLAAAAAIVRSALGVSPDAWAQAVDVLGEHDASIVIAAILQRGEEIKSAGGYLRVLTEKARAGEFSLGPVLMALLRGKAAKAARERKKTG
- the repB gene encoding plasmid partitioning protein RepB; the encoded protein is MARKNPFANLMDQGGVDEKTPALDYALKGASRSILSSIDELAARADKLMEGETVVDLDPDSIDVSFVRDRLDEDDREFDELLAAIRDHGQDSPILVRPHPSRPGRYMIVFGHRRAHVAKLLERKVRAVIKELGDREHVVAQGQENSARANLSFIEKALFAAKLSRLHYDEDNATILTALAIDRTTLSKMLSVASLPQKVLEAIGPAKGVGRDRWYELKALLERPGTIDGVQAVIEDAGFSGLSSDERFNAIVARLKSKKSTNRARSGQQSKWASEDGVLAAEMKAEGKRYTVSLKAKGPDAKAFGEYLSERLADMYRAFRQEKTNVDHGD
- the repA gene encoding plasmid partitioning protein RepA, with product MLPTFEFDDKILAQGAEISRKLNQLRLEKFPPNAKKTLRQFSMAEVAHYLGVSPNNLKRLHLEKKGPEPTIAAGGRRFYRAEQMIELRQYLDKNGRSDAKKYVPHRKVGEKLQVIAVVNFKGGSGKTTTAAHLGQHLALTGHRTLVIDLDPQASLSALHGFQPEIDRNPSLYDAIRYDEDRTSIHDVILATNFPSLDIIPANLELQEYEYTTPLAMQGSKEGKRFFARLGNALEAVDDRYDVVIIDCPPQLGYLTLTALAAATSVLITVHPQMLDLMSMSQFLLMLGNITRTIKQVGARVQMDWLRYLITRYEPTDVPQAQMLGFMQSMLAEEILKSPMLKSTAISDAGLTKQTLYEVDRANFNRDTYDRAIECMDAVNFEIQGLIHQAWGRS